Proteins from a single region of Verrucomicrobiia bacterium:
- a CDS encoding TatD family hydrolase, which produces MRYIEPHGHMVSRTTDDYQAMVTAGCEAVCEPAFWAGYDRKSADGFYDYFCQLTEHEPKRAAKFGLAHFCWLCINPKESEDVGLAKDVIDLIPQFIDKPGVLGIGEIGLNKNSRNELKVLEMHVEVAAKYDQLILVHTPHLEDKLKGTKLILDVLKSDKRIKPERVIIDHVEEHTIKLVKDSGMWAGMTLYPESKCTPARAIDMLEVYGTDRIWMNSACDWGISVPLAVPRTMLEMKKRGHTMDVVDKVAYQNPIQFMSQSPKFKLPS; this is translated from the coding sequence ATGCGTTACATCGAACCACACGGCCACATGGTCAGCCGCACGACGGATGATTATCAGGCGATGGTCACCGCCGGTTGCGAAGCGGTTTGCGAGCCAGCTTTCTGGGCGGGGTATGATCGCAAATCCGCGGATGGTTTTTACGATTACTTCTGCCAGCTCACCGAGCATGAGCCGAAACGTGCTGCAAAGTTCGGCCTCGCCCACTTCTGCTGGCTCTGCATCAACCCCAAGGAATCGGAAGATGTCGGGTTGGCGAAGGATGTCATCGACCTCATCCCGCAGTTCATCGATAAGCCGGGTGTGCTGGGTATTGGCGAGATCGGGTTGAACAAGAATTCACGCAATGAACTGAAAGTGCTGGAGATGCACGTGGAAGTGGCGGCGAAGTATGACCAGCTCATCCTCGTCCACACGCCGCACTTGGAAGACAAGCTCAAGGGCACGAAGCTCATCCTCGATGTGTTGAAGAGTGACAAACGCATCAAGCCCGAGCGCGTCATCATCGATCATGTGGAAGAACACACAATCAAGCTCGTGAAAGATTCCGGCATGTGGGCTGGCATGACGCTCTACCCGGAGAGCAAATGCACGCCCGCCCGCGCCATCGATATGCTCGAGGTTTACGGCACAGACCGCATCTGGATGAATAGCGCGTGCGATTGGGGCATCAGCGTCCCTCTTGCCGTCCCGCGCACCATGCTGGAGATGAAGAAGCGCGGTCACACGATGGATGTCGTGGACAAAGTGGCGTATCAGAACCCCATCCAGTTCATGAGCCAATCACCGAAGTTTAAGCTGCCGAGCTGA
- a CDS encoding c-type cytochrome domain-containing protein, protein MRSFRLTVLASLLAWFAASVPAQAQKSGEVSFSRDIAPILVAKCQTCHGAEKAKGKYRLHNFEWLVKPGSSGEAAITPGDPKKSTFYSLLVEKDPDSRMPQKDDPLPAAQIALVERWIKNGAKFDGADPKLDLVSLMPRKQHPAPPEIYPQPLPVTALAFSTNGQQLITSGYHEIIVWDIATLKPVKRIRNVAAEVSALSLSPDGTLLAAATGQSGKLGEVLLIPLDKPEPKVLVTLPDVVLDVKFSPDGKLLASGGSDNAIRIFDVATGKEVRKIEQHANWVMAIAWSPDGKGLASASRDKTTRAYDATTGEMHSAYMSHEEPVFGVTFADGTNHIASVGRDRKLHLWKAEDGKVVKDSRPLGGFGGEIWRLLGSGTNLITADKSKEIRVYIAQPFKWDRTFNGHNDWVQALALSPDGKTLASGGHDGEVILWNFEDKKILQRFIASPGCKPGVAKVK, encoded by the coding sequence ATGCGGTCTTTTCGCTTAACGGTTTTGGCCAGTTTGCTGGCTTGGTTCGCGGCTTCGGTGCCTGCTCAGGCGCAAAAGTCGGGCGAGGTCAGCTTCTCGCGCGACATCGCGCCGATCCTAGTGGCCAAGTGCCAGACGTGTCACGGCGCGGAGAAAGCCAAGGGCAAGTATCGACTGCATAACTTTGAATGGCTGGTGAAGCCCGGTTCTAGCGGAGAAGCGGCCATCACGCCCGGCGATCCCAAGAAGAGCACGTTCTATAGTCTGTTAGTGGAGAAAGATCCGGACAGCCGCATGCCGCAGAAGGATGACCCCCTGCCCGCTGCCCAGATCGCCCTCGTGGAACGCTGGATCAAGAATGGCGCGAAGTTCGATGGAGCCGATCCAAAGCTGGACCTCGTGAGCCTCATGCCACGCAAGCAGCATCCCGCTCCGCCTGAGATTTATCCGCAGCCTTTGCCAGTGACCGCGCTCGCCTTCAGCACGAATGGGCAGCAGCTCATCACCAGCGGTTACCACGAGATCATCGTGTGGGACATCGCCACGCTGAAGCCAGTGAAGCGCATCCGCAATGTGGCGGCAGAAGTTTCGGCACTTTCGCTTTCACCTGATGGCACTTTGCTCGCGGCGGCCACCGGTCAATCCGGTAAGTTAGGCGAAGTGCTATTGATCCCGCTCGATAAGCCGGAGCCGAAGGTATTGGTCACCTTGCCGGATGTAGTGCTGGACGTGAAGTTTAGCCCGGACGGCAAGCTCCTTGCCTCTGGCGGTTCAGACAATGCCATCCGCATCTTCGATGTCGCCACCGGCAAAGAGGTGCGGAAGATCGAGCAGCATGCGAATTGGGTGATGGCCATCGCGTGGAGCCCGGATGGTAAGGGCCTTGCCTCCGCTAGTCGTGATAAGACGACGCGCGCATACGATGCCACTACAGGCGAGATGCACTCCGCCTACATGAGCCATGAAGAACCTGTGTTCGGTGTGACTTTTGCAGATGGCACCAACCACATCGCCTCCGTAGGACGCGATCGCAAGTTGCATTTATGGAAAGCTGAGGACGGCAAGGTGGTGAAAGATTCGCGCCCACTCGGCGGGTTCGGTGGCGAGATCTGGCGCTTGCTCGGAAGCGGCACCAATCTCATCACAGCAGATAAGAGCAAAGAAATCCGCGTCTACATCGCGCAACCGTTCAAATGGGATCGCACGTTCAATGGGCACAATGACTGGGTCCAAGCCCTCGCGCTCAGCCCGGATGGTAAGACCCTCGCCAGTGGCGGCCATGATGGCGAAGTGATCTTGTGGAACTTCGAGGATAAGAAAATCCTGCAACGCTTCATCGCGTCACCGGGCTGCAAGCCGGGCGTGGCTAAGGTGAAGTGA
- a CDS encoding DoxX family protein — protein sequence MKALKLFFQTREDFAPVIMRVGLAVVMFPHGAQKVLGWFGGYGFEGTMKFFTENMNIPAPVAVLAILAEFLGPIGLVLGLGSRLAAFGIGATITVAALMAHTANGFFMNWSGKQAGEGYEYHILMAVLALAVVIQGAGKWSLDALVAKKLESKN from the coding sequence ATGAAAGCCCTGAAACTCTTTTTCCAAACGCGTGAAGACTTCGCTCCCGTGATCATGCGTGTCGGCCTCGCGGTCGTAATGTTTCCGCACGGTGCGCAGAAGGTGCTCGGCTGGTTCGGTGGTTACGGATTTGAAGGGACGATGAAGTTCTTCACCGAGAACATGAACATCCCTGCGCCGGTCGCTGTGTTGGCCATACTCGCGGAGTTCCTTGGGCCGATCGGACTGGTGCTAGGACTCGGCTCGCGCCTCGCGGCATTCGGCATCGGTGCGACCATCACCGTCGCCGCGCTCATGGCGCACACGGCCAATGGCTTCTTCATGAACTGGAGCGGCAAGCAGGCCGGTGAAGGTTACGAGTATCACATCCTGATGGCCGTGCTCGCACTCGCCGTCGTGATCCAAGGCGCAGGCAAGTGGTCGCTGGACGCGCTGGTGGCGAAGAAACTGGAATCAAAGAATTGA
- a CDS encoding pirin family protein, protein MIVKRPSNERGHANFGWLDSYHTFSFANYYDPQHMSFRSLRVINEDRVAGGGGFDTHPHRDMEIVTYVLSGALQHRDSLGNSEVIKAGDVQRMTAGAGIQHSEFNYSPIEPVHLLQIWLLPEKKGLRPGYEQKSILGVQPGTWSTVAAKEPGEGTLKIHQDVTLSAGKLTPDKSLSYTLATGRHAWVQVVEGPVTLNGVTLESGDGAAVSDEQQLSFSTSDKGHLLLFDLA, encoded by the coding sequence ATGATCGTGAAACGCCCATCCAATGAACGTGGACATGCCAACTTCGGCTGGTTGGATTCTTATCACACGTTCTCCTTTGCGAACTATTATGATCCTCAGCACATGAGCTTCCGCTCGTTGCGCGTGATCAATGAGGATCGCGTGGCCGGTGGCGGCGGATTCGATACGCATCCGCACCGCGATATGGAGATCGTCACTTACGTGTTAAGCGGCGCACTCCAACATCGCGACAGCCTCGGTAACAGCGAGGTCATCAAGGCCGGTGATGTGCAGCGCATGACCGCCGGTGCGGGCATCCAACACAGCGAATTCAATTACTCGCCCATCGAGCCCGTGCATCTGCTGCAGATCTGGCTGCTGCCGGAGAAAAAGGGCCTGCGCCCTGGCTACGAACAGAAGTCCATCCTCGGCGTGCAACCGGGCACCTGGTCCACCGTCGCGGCGAAAGAACCGGGCGAAGGCACCTTGAAGATCCATCAAGATGTCACGCTCAGCGCGGGCAAGCTCACGCCGGATAAGAGCCTGAGCTACACGCTCGCCACCGGTCGCCATGCGTGGGTGCAAGTGGTGGAAGGCCCCGTCACGCTGAACGGTGTGACGCTGGAATCCGGCGATGGCGCCGCCGTGAGCGATGAGCAACAGCTCTCGTTCAGCACGTCGGATAAAGGGCACCTGTTGCTCTTTGATCTGGCTTAA
- a CDS encoding NAD(P)H-dependent oxidoreductase, whose product MAKVLYIEASPRKERSASIEVAQNFLNAYRAANPQDTVETLDLWATELPRFDQSTIDAKYAIMHGQPHTAEQKAAWEAVERIAAQFKSADKYVISLPMWNFGVPYILKHYIDVLLQPGLTFSFTPSEGYKGLVTGKPALVIYAQGGQYPKGTPWENYDLQSKYLELVLGFIGFTDVKSVYVNGTLNGADGKEKAVTAGTTEAVALAHQF is encoded by the coding sequence ATGGCCAAAGTACTTTACATCGAAGCCTCGCCCCGCAAGGAACGTTCCGCCTCCATCGAGGTGGCTCAGAACTTCCTGAACGCTTACCGCGCGGCAAACCCACAAGATACAGTGGAAACACTTGACCTCTGGGCCACGGAGTTGCCGCGGTTCGATCAATCCACCATCGATGCCAAGTATGCCATCATGCATGGACAGCCGCACACGGCGGAGCAGAAGGCGGCTTGGGAAGCGGTGGAACGAATCGCGGCGCAGTTCAAGTCGGCGGACAAATATGTGATCTCGCTCCCGATGTGGAATTTCGGCGTGCCATATATCCTGAAACACTACATCGACGTGCTGCTGCAACCCGGCCTCACGTTCAGCTTCACGCCGAGTGAAGGCTACAAAGGCCTGGTGACAGGCAAGCCCGCGCTCGTGATCTACGCCCAAGGCGGCCAATACCCGAAAGGCACGCCGTGGGAGAACTACGATCTCCAGAGCAAATATCTGGAACTCGTGCTCGGCTTCATCGGCTTCACGGATGTGAAGTCCGTGTATGTGAACGGCACGCTCAACGGTGCGGACGGCAAAGAAAAAGCCGTGACCGCAGGAACTACCGAAGCCGTGGCTTTGGCCCACCAGTTCTGA
- a CDS encoding transcriptional regulator, protein MNPEPFLQLDRVIHEKGRMAIMSLLAARDELSFTELRNALNMTDGNITTHIRTLQQAGYIAVTKSVHEKRPLTTCSLTPAGRKAFQDYIDLLERIVKQTKG, encoded by the coding sequence GTGAATCCAGAACCTTTTTTACAGCTGGACCGTGTCATCCACGAGAAGGGACGCATGGCGATCATGTCCCTGCTCGCGGCGCGGGACGAGCTGTCGTTCACGGAACTGCGCAATGCGCTCAATATGACGGATGGCAACATCACGACGCACATCCGTACGCTGCAACAGGCTGGATACATCGCCGTGACGAAGAGCGTTCACGAAAAACGTCCGCTAACGACCTGCTCGCTTACGCCAGCGGGACGCAAAGCATTCCAAGATTACATCGATTTGCTCGAGCGGATCGTAAAACAGACCAAAGGTTGA
- a CDS encoding HNH endonuclease, with the protein MIWLNHYKNQSGLLISKPLFLLSDNLSGDKQYDSTIINRVMAKYFCRTCQKPLDRHPKIELDGYVFCYRCAKQTVGNIDARKKIELEPKLRAYEAKRACYDEWHKNFEAAKPDKESQNIVVLCVTIGTLFFFSDNCKKDSDYLAALFLGFVIGQIAKLYYIKWKKDEWVRQNPQPAYPEYPASDFASERIKLIGGGTKGKQITGAYRTQILERDGYQCQCCGKVFPAEELEVHHVKARSKRGKNFSTNLVTLCFDCHLDEDWFEHSHYMRRWFR; encoded by the coding sequence TTGATCTGGCTTAATCACTACAAAAATCAAAGCGGCTTACTCATTAGTAAGCCGCTTTTTCTGCTGTCCGATAATCTAAGTGGTGACAAGCAATACGATTCCACCATAATCAACAGGGTAATGGCGAAATATTTTTGCCGCACATGCCAAAAGCCGCTTGATCGTCATCCAAAGATCGAGCTTGACGGTTATGTTTTCTGCTACAGATGCGCCAAACAAACAGTCGGGAATATCGATGCTCGTAAAAAGATTGAGCTTGAGCCAAAACTAAGGGCTTACGAAGCCAAACGTGCATGTTACGATGAGTGGCATAAGAATTTTGAGGCAGCAAAACCAGACAAAGAATCTCAAAACATAGTGGTCTTGTGCGTCACGATAGGCACTCTTTTTTTCTTTTCTGATAATTGCAAGAAAGACAGTGATTATCTAGCAGCGTTATTTCTAGGCTTCGTCATCGGCCAAATCGCCAAGCTATACTATATCAAATGGAAGAAAGACGAATGGGTTCGCCAAAACCCACAACCTGCATACCCAGAGTACCCTGCAAGTGATTTTGCTAGTGAGCGGATAAAACTCATTGGTGGCGGCACGAAAGGCAAACAAATCACTGGCGCATACCGCACTCAAATACTAGAACGCGACGGCTACCAATGTCAGTGCTGCGGCAAAGTCTTTCCCGCAGAAGAACTAGAAGTCCACCATGTCAAAGCTCGTTCGAAACGCGGGAAAAATTTCTCAACCAACCTAGTGACACTATGCTTTGATTGTCATTTAGACGAAGACTGGTTTGAGCATTCTCATTACATGCGAAGATGGTTTCGATAA